TAAGTTTTCCAAAACCATTTTTTGGTTGTACTTTCTGTAGTTACGCAAATGatatgaaagaagaaatcatAGGCAATGGTGAATATGGATGATAAATGTAGAAGGCATCACCTCACTGTTTGCCATCTCTCgtttatatacacatatattcaTGCAACCTTGATCATGTCCCCCTTTCATGAAATTGTTTTGGTGATCCTTGTCACGTGAGCTTGTAACCAAGTAGGGCATTAAAGTGGTTGGAGGTATGTAGGGATTACTTCAGGCTGAATTGGTGGTTGTTGATATGTCCACATTTATATGGAGTCACATCTCAGCATGCCTCTAGAAATCTGTGTTTGCTAAGATTTCTTGGTCTGTTATATCATGTGTTTGGCATTGAAGTGGTTGGAGGTATGTAGGGATTACTTCGGGCTGAATTGGTGGTGGTTGATAACTTGATATGTCCACATTTATATGGAGTCACATCTCAGCATGCCTCTAAAAATCTGTGTTTGCTAAGATTTCTTGGTCTGTTATATCATGTGTTTTGACAGGAGCTTGGTCTATACAAGGCTCAAACAAAGCTTCCATTTAATGCATTTGGAACAATGGCCATGGCCAGagatgtgagaatttgaaattcAACATTACTTACGCTAACACATGCAGTTCTTTTGTTCATCTGACATGAAGGTTAACTAGGTGTTGGCTTTTAAATTTTGTTGACAGGAATTTGAGAACAACTCCGCGTCCAGCCAGGTGTTCTGGTTACTGAAAGAAAGTGAATTAACTCCCAGTAATGCCAACATATTGGATGGCCGGTATGCGGTGTTTGGTTATGTGACAGAAAATGAGGATTATTTGGCAGATCTCAAGGTTGGTGATGTCATAGAGTCAATACAAGTAGTCGCTGGATTGGATAATCTAGTCAATCCGAGTTACAAGATTGCTGGCTAGctgctatatttttctcttcgATACTAAATACCGCATATGAGAATTTATTGGTCACTTCCACCAAATTCATTGATAAAGGTCATAATTTATGCGGTTcaaattttaagtgtattttttcATTCGGGAATTCTCTAATCGAATGGTCGAGAGAATTTCAGTATCTATGTTGAGATGGCATTCTTGTACGATGGTGTACCTTTGCCACGATGATATTCTTTTCTAATGCATTCttgtgtttgcttgtttttttttttatgggataTACTATTATCGTAATATTTTGCTTAATAATAATGGTCATACAAACTTCTATATTTGGCTCTGCATAACCTCTGTGCTAGAGAACGATAATGGAAATAACCACAACTAAGTTTTCTCAACTAATAGCGGTCATGTGTATCAAATGCAACAAAAAACCTTGAGAGCTGTGGGggagaaaaatagaagaatttGACCTTAATTTTGAGGGCTTAAGTAGCAGAGTTTGAGGGCTTAAGTAGGGGAGAGGTCTTGTTTGGTTGTAAGACTCAACTAAGATGAATtcagtttagtctaattttaaattaagtccaacatccaaacacttaattatcaaattattaaactcatctcaactcaaaacatctttacacGAAGGAtctacaacttttttcaactcaacacatctTTATATGTGGCacttacaactttttttaatttctcataaatagtattaaactcatcttaacatcaaaacacatttaaatttatttaaaatgatccTCACATAACTCATTCCACCAATTCaacttactattattcataaaaaactcaaTTCAATTTAACATCCCAACACACTCTAAAGATAtggaatatattttataatatttattaataatttaattctgTTAGAAAAAAGTTGCACAATAGTAAATATTGTAAAGTTTAAAGTACCTAAAAAGTGGATTAAAGGTACACAATATATAggatatctctctctctctctttctctctctctctctctctctgggcgATAGTTTCTCTTATATTGGAATAACCCTCTCATCTTTGTCCAGAGGTGGAGTGCTCCACCCCCAATCCGGCTCACTTCGGATATgtccattggtttttttttttttttgtttgtttacaatCCATAGCATTGAGATGCGTCAATCTGATGTCTATTGGTCTCCTACGACAGCCACGCACCCCACCGCTAGATTCTTCAACCACTACTTATTCggataaaaaatgattaaaagagCGGTGCGTATATCTCACACACGGCTCATACCATGCGTGAAACTCACTCGTTGCTGCACCATGGAGAGTCTATCACCGCGACATGCAACACCATTGGGGTTAGTGGCCTAAGACCATTATCTTCTCTTTAAGAGTGGCACGTGGCCTATTCGAGCCTCCACAGGCAGTGATAATCGTCTGCTGGTGATTCGACTAATCTTCCAATTgctatttttctatatttctatttttcctaactaaatattaagataaagtGGTAGTGAAAGTCACTTTCAACCAACCTGGACTAGCAAATTGTAGCACACAACAATCTAATGCGATTTCCGATCGTAATTTTACAATCGATTTTTTAAACTATATCAAAACCGTTTCAAGCAGCTTCCATTTGTGGAAAATGGATGGGAGCGAAGTCATTGGATCAAGATTCTTTTTTGTATTATTGTTCTTGTGTTATAATTGTTGGTTTGAGATGATTGTTAAGGACTCTCATCATATTAAGTCTTATATCTTGtaactatttattatatctaTGATATGCttgtttaaaatatatacatacatacatacatacatatgtatgtatggtAAGGTTTAATTTTGCTGACATCTTCGAGTTAGGTGGGTGTTACTTGGCCAGCTGGTTTAGTTTTAAGGTTGAATCATAGCATTGAGTCCACTTAATAGGACTCTGTTGGAAGTATCAACGACCATGGTAGTTGCAGCGATACAAGTACGCCCTAACTTTGGAGAAGGCTCTCAAAACTGAGAGGGTTTGTAGAATTTGAGCAAGAGAAATAATTAGCTCTCTTGCTTAGATACTTTGTAAACTGGAGGCACATCAAGTTTACCAGTAGGGACGTTCTTATGACAGGACAAGTTTGGTGGCTTTGGCCAGCTTTGTACCACCTTTTTGTCAGTGGGGGCACGAACCCCAAACGCAGGAGAGTAGATTGAAATTTCCTACGTTTTTTCCATGATGGGAATATTGACATCATTTGATCGGTTCCTCTCTGATCTCTTGGTCAATCAGATTTGACCTTCGAAGCTACATCTTGTTCAAGATATATACTAAGttccaatatttatatattatctcGTACATTATTTTAGCTTGTAGTTATGTATCTTTATCATTTAGATGACTTCAAAATGGAAATGAGAATCAAATATGATCATCAATAACAGTGCCTAACCTCCACATTGATCAAAGTCGCCATAGATTCTCAAAATTATGCGCGTGCACTCCTTGGAACAGATCATTACCATTATCATATCAATTGAAGTAGCATTAGCCGCATTAGATATGAAATCAGAGGGATTTTGAAGTAAGAGataagaaaatgagaaagaaagaaaaactttaCAAAATCTACAGTCCAATTAAGTAACACGTGTTGGGGAGCTTTTAGCTTATAGCCTCCACAGTTTCATTTACCCTTTAGTTTCAGATCTTTTGAATCGAATGAGATACAAATTGAATTTCCAGAACTGTGTTACACATAACCACAATCCCTTTGCTTGAAGGAGTCTAAAAACTTCAAGGCCCTCGGTACCTGCGGAAACAAGAACAACCCTGAGGCTGATCAAAAGGGATCATACCTCCACCCTTTGATGTGTCAATGGCCTCCAACATGACCACTACCTCATCCATCTCGGGTCGCCTGTCAGGGTTAGCATCCCAGCATCGCTTCATTACATTTGCAAGGGAACTCGGGCAGCAGCGGGGTATCTCTGGCCTCAGATTCTGCAGTTTCGTGTTGTAGCATAGAGAAGTTTAATTTCCTGTTTAGCTTGCAACTAATGAGGGCCGGCATAATAGTCATTATCATAGAAAACGTCACTACACTTAGTCTAAAGAACTACATTACAAATTACTAATAGCTGTTTTATCAGTTGCTGTTATTTTTTAGATAGCTGTTTTCTCGTACACTTGCCACAAAGGTACAATCAGGTGTATTCCTAAGAGCTGTTATATTATCACTATCGTTTAGAGGAATACATATTTTGTGAGTTTCATGCTAGCAGAAACATCTAACATATTTTATCTACCTGGCGAACAACTGCTGAAGTTACTTCTGAGAAGCTAAGGTCAGGGTACGGCATGTCGCAGCAGTATATCTCCCACAAGCAAATACCAAAACTGTACACATCACACTTCCGATTATACGGGTTGCCATTGAGAACCTGTCCCATCCAAAGTCATTAGTAATAAGTTAGATGCTTACTAATTTAAGATCTGGAAGTCTATCTGAAACATTAACAAACCAAAGGTAAACTAAGCACTGAAAAAGGAACATCAATTCATGCCAAAGTTAACCATCGTTTCTGGATCCACCCAAAATTCAAGCAGAATGTATTCATCTTTGTTCCCTTGAAATACAGCAAATAGTGCTAAAATACATAAATGTAGGCTCAATTATGAGAAGCCAAGAATTTATAGGTAGCAATTTTTGAATAACAGAAGATGGCCCACGCTTTGCATAACCAATTAGAACCGAGTGCATGCTGGTAATAGAAGCCAGTAAGGTAAGCCACAGTACATCCTTCTAGGCTTGGCCCGGTCAATACCTCGGTGTAGGTCTGGGATTATCCTTCGTTCCATAGTTGGGGCTATTTACAACTAGCCAATTAAGAATTCTCAGATGTACTAGTACCAGCAAGTATATTTTTTATCCAGTCATCAATTCTCCCAAGAGGCCACAATTACTGCATGCAAACGTATTAATGATGAAGAATGCATTTTTGCTATTATACTAATACCTATATACTTGTACCAGCTCTGCTATTCTGCCCAAGCCCCGCTGAGGAAGAATTACAGGGCATAAGTAACAATTTCAACGaaatatttcaatttcttattttattatgttcaACTTTATGTATTCCTCTATCTGTAACAGGCTCCTCAGCTTCAAGGATCCACATATATAGAGGCCACTAAAATGACTTCATCGATAAAATGAACCCAACGTAGCAAGcatgcacagagagagagagagagagagatttggttTGTCACAGAATTTAATTTAATGGAAATCAAGCGTATACCTCTGGTGCCATGTAACCAAGGGTTCCAGTCTCGCCGGTCATGTCATTAGGATTTGAAGCCTCAATACGAGCAACTCCAAAGTCAGCAATTTTTAGAGTACGCGTCTTATCTAGAAGCATATTCTCTGTTTTAACGTCTCTGTGGACAATCTTCTGTGAATGAAGATAGCTCAACCTATAAAAAATGGTGGATAATAATGAACCCGATGTCAGAAATTTTTATCTATAACGGATTAAATTCATACTTGAAATGAAAAACCTCCAAAACATTCAACAGATTTGaagaatcaaataaaataaagatcagGTGTGGAGTTTGACCCTCTTGCAAGATCCAGTGCAAGATGGACAACCACTTTGAAAGCTAGCTTCCTTCTTCGGTTCTTTATGAGGTATGACTTTAGTGCACCCCCAGGGCAATATTCCACAACAACACAACAAAAATTACTCGGCATGCCAATGTGGCCATTATCTGTTTGAATGTGTAGCTCAGGCGCACCCACTGTTGCCCCTAGAAACTGCAAGAGGGGATTATGAATTTGAATTAATCAGTAGAGAAAGCATTCATGTAAATGTCTAAACCTATATAACAAGGAGATGGGCAAACAAGGGGAAATTGTAAGAAGAAGAACCCTTTATTTTAGGATCAAGACAAGATAGACTCTAATGGGTTTAAGAACACAAATCACAGTCACCTACCCTCTATTATTAGTACATCCCTTTATTGTTTTGCCTTCAAGATGAGGAAACTGAAAATTAAGTATTTcaagaatttataaaagaaaaaagataaaggaaaagaaaaaaaataagatatacTTTTAACATGTCAGAGAATCCTAGAACTAGAAATTGTAACAGGTGAAAGCAttagaaagaaacaaaattttagTTGCTTGGCTGGGTAAAGATTTAACATTTCATAagtaaaaaaagagaggaaaatgcACTTTCACCCTTGAACAAACAGGTTTTTACACTTTCAACCTAATTTACGAAAATTTACACATCTACTCTCAAACTACCAGAAAGTTATAGGGTGCACCCATCTATTAAGAATTGACCAATAGGTCAGATGTTTGCAACTTTAGCTACTTACAGATAATAAAGAACTTGAGGGTGTAATGCATTAGTTATGGTAGTTTGGAGGTGTACAGTCACCCTTCTATATGTCTTGTATACTTGGGTATCAATAGAATTCTTGTtacagataaatatatatatatatattgaatgt
This is a stretch of genomic DNA from Carya illinoinensis cultivar Pawnee chromosome 3, C.illinoinensisPawnee_v1, whole genome shotgun sequence. It encodes these proteins:
- the LOC122302570 gene encoding serine/threonine-protein kinase STY13 isoform X1, translating into MKEKSESGGGYVRADQIDLKSLDEQLQRHLSRAWTMEKNKRKEEEQEARSTRQEWEIYPSKLIIKGVIARGTFGTVHRGIYDGQDVAVKLLDWGEEGHRSEAEIASLRAAFTQEVAVWHKLDHPNVTKFLGATVGAPELHIQTDNGHIGMPSNFCCVVVEYCPGGALKSYLIKNRRRKLAFKVVVHLALDLARGLSYLHSQKIVHRDVKTENMLLDKTRTLKIADFGVARIEASNPNDMTGETGTLGYMAPEVLNGNPYNRKCDVYSFGICLWEIYCCDMPYPDLSFSEVTSAVVRQNLRPEIPRCCPSSLANVMKRCWDANPDRRPEMDEVVVMLEAIDTSKGGGMIPFDQPQGCSCFRRYRGP
- the LOC122302570 gene encoding serine/threonine-protein kinase STY13 isoform X2; translated protein: MKEKSESGGGYVRADQIDLKSLDEQLQRHLSRAWTMEKNKRKEEEQEARSTRQEWEIYPSKLIIKGVIARGTFGTVHRGIYDGQDVAVKLLDWGEEGHRSEAEIASLRAAFTQEVAVWHKLDHPNVTKFLGATVGAPELHIQTDNGHIGMPSNFCCVVVEYCPGGALKSYLIKNRRRKLAFKVVVHLALDLARGLSYLHSQKIVHRDVKTENMLLDKTRTLKIADFGVARIEASNPNDMTGETGTLGYMAPEVLNGNPYNRKCDVYSFGICLWEIYCCDMPYPDLSFSEVTSAVVRQEIKLLYATTRNCRI